In the Glycine max cultivar Williams 82 chromosome 6, Glycine_max_v4.0, whole genome shotgun sequence genome, ATGTTACTGGCAAAGGTGTAGGCAGAGGAGATCGTGATGATTCCGATGTTGCTCCGCAGCGTCGATGGCCTATCGCATCCACACGGAGGCAGCGAGTACCTCTGACTGCGACGCACGATGAGCCAGTGCTCCCTACGCCAAATGTAGAGGCTGACGTATTTCCAGATGACTTGATGACACCAACTGATATTGGGGTAGACATCCCTACAGACACAGGCGCCCAGGCTGCTGAGGATGAGCATGAGAGATTTCCGAGTGGTCCAAGCAACCCATCCGTGCTGACTCAGTATGCGGATCACGTTGCTTGCAGCGTATGGACGGGAgagatatttataatatttatttttagttacttgttaattatactttatgattgaaattagttttcctttaaatgatgattttaacGAATTTTGCGTTCCTTTATACTTTAATTCAGGAGTGTCCTGAGTTGAAGTTATCCTTTCACGGGAGGAAGGTCCATAGTTTAGGCAGGCCTGTCCCTACCATTGAGGGACTAGATGCTGGGACAGGACTAAGTCCTCTGATCGCGTGTTCGGTAGACACTGGTGATCGGGGACTTTTGTCCTCGTTTGTCGAGCGGTGGCACCGGGAGACGTCTAGTTTCCATCTCCCTATGAGAGAGGTGACGATCACGCTGGACGATGTCTCGTCGCTTTTGCATCTGCCTGTGGTTGGCGACTTGCATGCCTTTCAGCCCTTGCACGTGGATGATGCAGTTCAGATGCTGGTGGACTTATTGATGGTCTCTGCAGAGGCTGCCAGGGCTGAGACAGGGCAGTGTCATGGACCGTATGTACGCCTACAATGGGTACGTGATATCTACGAGCACCGATGCCAGGCAGGTCATTGGACAGTTGCGGCTCGCGCgtatcttcttcatcttttgggttgcactctgtttgctaacaagagtgtaACCAATGTTCATGTTGTGTATTTGGAGGCCCTTCGTGACCTCAGTCAGACCGAGAGGTATGCCTGGGGAGTAGCTGCGCTGGTGCATATGTATGACCACTTGAACGATGCCTCTATCAACAGCAGCCGACAACTTGGCGGTTACATCACACTGCTGCAAGTAACAAACATGTTTTTCATTCTTTGTGGTTCAACAatgtttaactttaaattttgttagactttcattattaatatttatcattttgatGTTACCTCTATAGTGCTGGATATACGAGCACTTTCCCTCAGTCGCGGAGTCCACTGCTGATCAGGAATACGACGACGATTCACCGCGTGCCTGTAGGTGGATTGCCATGAAGAAGATCGTGAAGAACATACGTACACCGGGGTACAGGGAGCGCCTGGACCGACTCTGGATTCTGGATGTCTGTTGGATCCCATATGGGGAGCACCGACCGGTCCAGGACATCCATATGATTTCATGTTATTCCGGTCTCCTATGCTGGGGGCCCGTTGCGTGTATTACCGACCAGAGAGGGTCATGCGGCAGTTTGGATACACCCAAACCATTCCTGCTCCGCCTGTTGATTCATGGGTGTCGTATGATGATATACACGATAGGTGGATGCACTATTCGGATCATAAGGTTCCAGCAGGTGAGGTGTGCGTTGTGCCTGGTCAGTGTGCCAGCGACTACATAGACTGGTTCTTCTGCATTTCGCATTCTTTCATGACACCA is a window encoding:
- the LOC106799160 gene encoding protein MAIN-LIKE 1-like, which codes for MVRTRGLGCALGHVTGKGVGRGDRDDSDVAPQRRWPIASTRRQRVPLTATHDEPVLPTPNVEADVFPDDLMTPTDIGVDIPTDTGAQAAEDEHERFPSGPSNPSVLTQYADHVACSECPELKLSFHGRKVHSLGRPVPTIEGLDAGTGLSPLIACSVDTGDRGLLSSFVERWHRETSSFHLPMREVTITLDDVSSLLHLPVVGDLHAFQPLHVDDAVQMLVDLLMVSAEAARAETGQCHGPYVRLQWVRDIYEHRCQAGHWTVAARAYLLHLLGCTLFANKSVTNVHVVYLEALRDLSQTERYAWGVAALVHMYDHLNDASINSSRQLGGYITLLQCWIYEHFPSVAESTADQEYDDDSPRACRWIAMKKIVKNIRTPGYRERLDRLWILDVCWIPYGEHRPVQDIHMISCYSGLLCWGPVACITDQRGSCGSLDTPKPFLLRLLIHGCRMMIYTIGGCTIRIIRFQQVRCALCLVSVPATT